In the genome of Capricornis sumatraensis isolate serow.1 chromosome 4, serow.2, whole genome shotgun sequence, the window TTTGGAAATGAATGTAAAAACTTCCATATATTTACTGAATAttgaaactggaaaacaaaacattctGTGTAATTTATAGTTAAAGACAGATGTGAAGTACTTAAACCATAGTAATTAGGTATGTTGATGAAATGCTCTTAATATTTACTAAGGGCATGTGTCATTTAATTATGGACTGAGCCAAGTTAAATGGCATTTTGATGTCATTGTAGAAGTAACATTCACAAATCCATGCCTTAAAACAGTATTTATATATCCTGTTTGGTTTTTTAACATGGATTTTAGCAGTTTAATTTATTCCAGAAGGGAAACTTAAGTTGCCTTTAGTAAGTTTTATAAGTCAATAGAATGTATTTTTTGAAATCTTATTTTCATTAGAATTGGCAGTGTAACTTCCTGAGTATGCATGAAAGGATGTACATATAAtagattttgggtttttttttccttaaataagaACATTAACCATCTATACTTGTGTTTTCTACCTTTTAGAAGTGATACAAATACACGAAGCCAAAACTTGcaattaaatcatttttattgctaAAAGTTAAATGACAAATGTTAGAAAAATTCACTATTGCTATATTATCACTAGTACTATTAAAGAGCTGAAGCACAATGGTACATATAATTTAGGTATTGCTGCTCCTCACAGAAGTTCATATTTGGAGGTGAACAAAAAGAATGGTCTTGCAATGATtaatactatataatattttaaaccaGAATCTTAAATCACTCTAACGACTTATTAGCTAATGTTATAATTGTATCATATTACTTAGGTTCAAGTTCTTCCTTCAAAGAGTCATCAGAATAACATGGATTGAAGAGACTTTCGGacacttgccatctcttgctgctgctgttacatGAAAGGAGATATTAAACACTGGTTTAATTTTTAGATAAGTGTTAATACATATTtcagcaaataaaatatttcagtgcttacattaatacttttttttcagttctgaatAACAACTTACAGTTtccatcataatttttttttgcaacaaagccatttcttttttaagttcattttgtGCGCCAGTAAGTAGATTTTCATGATTCTTCTCCAAGTCCTCCATACTCTAAAACACAAAAAGCTAGGTCAGTTACAAACCACTACTTTTTATCTCAGTTTCAAAACTTATGCAGTTAATTTTCAAAAGTAGGAACTTTTTAATATTCAACAATGCACATTATTTatctcaaataaaaatattctaatacATGAAAACCAAAATATCCACTAAAGGAATAGAAAACATCATCATAAATCAAATATTATTAAAGGAGTTACAACAGTAATATACCTTctcactggaagaaacaaaaaataacagaattttatAAAAGGAATAGAAGCACAACTTGCTGTAGCTATGTAGTAGAAAATGGGGATTAATTCCAATTTAGTTGCCAAAAGAATAAGATTGAAAAGGTAAGGGAAAAGGAGTTAAAAGTATTCTAGGGCAAGCACATAAACAACAGCATGAAAGTGCAGAGTTCAGAGAAAGCAATTATGTGGAAGGGTGGAAGTAAAGGATGAATGTAGTAACTGAAGCATAAAAAAAGGATCATAttattggggggtgggggtaaaTCTTGAATACCTAAGAATTCAGAATGAGAATCTACTGACAGTTTTTCAGGAGGGAAAAGATAATGTTTTCAGAAGATAGTATGGCAAACCCATGAAAGATAGGTTGGTAAACAGAAAAATCAGTTAAGAGTTTTTATAGTATAAGCAAAGAATAACAAGGTTCTGAACTAGGGCAGTAGCAGTGGTGAAGAATAAGGGAAATGGAGGTGTCAAATATAGTACTAAAGTTCCTACCCCAAGTGATAATAATGTCCAGTGATAGCATTTAgcacttaaataaaatataatgaattcAGAATGGAAAATAGCTaagaatttaaaatgtgtaagaaaaatgttttccccttaaactgagaaaaaaattatattctactTCCAcatataaactatattttataagAATGTATTATGTTACCAAATGCAACAAACCTTTATGAACTGCTCATACAACTGTCTAATTGTTTTCAGTCTCTGGCTCTGAACAATTCTAGATTGTTGGAAAACCTTTTGTTGCTGTCGAAACAGATTCtgcaaatgtaaaagaaaaaattatgtaaTAACTATTCGGgtaaattttaggaaaaaataattctatgTTAAACTTAAAAGGAATAGTTTTCTAAtcagtatttttaagattttttcttaatgtttactATGAGTTTAGATAATGTGTTTACCACTTACATACAATAATATAATAATCCAGCTAGTCACTGAATAGGAAATCTCAACAGTGCTCAAAACATGTCTTAATTTTTCTTGCTTTCTAAGTCAACACAGATGATCCTTCCAATATTGCTGATCTTTCAATTTCTTGACCTGTTTTCAACCAATGGTTTTTGCCCTTCACCCTACTTTATCTATTACTTACATACTCATAACCTACATTTTGTCATTACCAATAACTATAACCTCTACACAGTATTAATAATAGCAAACTTCATATTAACAAAGTGTTAGGTAGGAAGCAAACACCAACAGCTTTTATATATGGTATGTGCCTGTACTTACAGTTTACCATTCAGCAGAACCAAACTCACAGCCAGCAATAGGTAATGGAACCTGGCTGAGTTCCATGAGTGTACTACAAGGCCAGGCTCTCCACTTCTACTTGAAACTTGGTTATAATAGATTAATTATAAAGCTACAAAGCTAAGCATAATACTAACAGCAAGTTTTTCTTCTTGTTCCTCAGCTTTCTGCATATCCATATCCCACTGCTGGAACAAAGTCAGAAACTGCTGAGAATATTCTTGGTTAAGCTTTTGCCTGTAAAATGTAATATTATTATACTTCATATCAGCATGGAACAACTATCAAAACAAAATTGACTTGATGTAATTATgctataataaaagagaaagtatCAAATTTCCAGATGTGAAATCAAGAAGTAAAAGTATGACTTACACTGattccagaaatatttattttcctaaccAACTAACAGAAAAACCCTCAAAATCCTCTCACGCACTTTAGCTCTTGAAAACTAGTggtgttttattatatatatacattttcccaGAAAAGTCCATTTTATCTCCAAgcaatttacttttcattttctcctattGAATATAGGTTATGATATAGATTCACTGAAGTTACTGTAGAAGAttttcaaatagaaatatttcacttaatttttccCCATTTTGGTACAATGATTTTGTACAAAAGAATAGTTAATTCAGCTAAAATATATGAATTGTTTATAATATATAAGGTTGATCATTTTATACACTGTTAAATAGTTAATTGTTATAAGACCAATGGTTTATATGACACTGACTTTTTATTCAgctagcatattttaaaatgaaaataaattacttttattgtttaaaaaaagccTCAATCATTATTTAAAAGGGGAAAGAGgcatttttattgatttctagGAAATGTATCTCAAGTCTGTGAAGAAATAAAGTTATAGGActaaaagacatagaggaaaatcaaatcaaatataatttttactaGAGATCCCAATAAATTGAAAATGATAATACTTCTCATAATTTGTACCCTTGAGTAGTAAGGAATGATACAAATGTTGTGGCAGTGAAAAAAACCAACACCTTTACCTTTGCTCTTGTTGGATTTTCCAAACATTTTCAAGTTTCTGGTTACTGGTTTTGAGAGAAGCCTTGGTATACATTTCTAGTCTCTTTCTCTTGGCAAGAAGAGACTTGTTAATATCAgctataatgaaaatatatattcattaaatttAATGTGAAAGTAAGTTATTTATTCCCacatattcaaataaatatgGATAAAGCTGGTTCAagaattttgaagatattttaaaactacaCATACTATCAAAAAGCATGATTAgttgcttgctttttttctgagaaaaatttTAGTTATTGCTATCTCAATTCTTATTTTCTTAACTAGAGATAATTTTAATTTAGAGATGATTAGAAAGAGCTAATGACAAAAAAAAGGTCTCAaggacagactttaatttttttcataagaaGACACTAATAAAGACTAAATTTAGAACTCATTATATAAAacacaaaacttttttaaaagcctaaaaataaaaacaaaatgttttttaaaatatagtgatactattaaatatattttttactaaGAGAGACAAAGCATAGGAAAATCTTAATTTAAGTAGGTATCTAAGTTCATTCAGGAACtcttttaaatatgttcatgAAGCTTTTTACAGGCCATTTTTTACCaataagtactgcatttcataaaaattttaatacttcTAATAATTCTTTGCTAGGCACATGCATATGGATCTACTATCAATGGTCATTTTCAGCAACCATGATGAGGTTACCTATACTATTGGATATTTAGTAtttccaagtgaaagtgaaagtcagtcagtcgtgtccaactctttgtgaccctgtggactatacagtccatggaatcatggaattctctaagccagaatgctggagtgggtagcctttccgttcttcaggggatcttcccaacccaaggatcgaacccaggtctcctgcatgacaggtgaattctttactagctgagccacaagggatttCCAATATCTATCTCCAATGATACATTTAAAAGGTCAAGTATTTTGCTACTACCAAATAGGACAaagctttcaaaaaatatttgattatatGAATGATCTATAGAGAAGAGccaaatatttactctttttccAGAATACTCTCCCCAATACAGTTAATGTAACTAATATTTGACATacaatttaatgattttttttcaatttaatgatCTTTTTATCTGACTATACatctctttggagaaggaaatgtcaaaccactccagtatccttgcctagaaaatcccatggacagaggagcctggcgggctgcagtccatggggtcacagagttgggagTGATTGAGCGATGAACACTTTCACAGTTTCATACATCTCTTACTAGCAACACTGTCTTTAATTCTCAATTACATAGTTtgataatgtaaaaataataataaagttattttaaaggtTTCAGTTTATAATACATTTAGTAAAGAACACAAGAATGTCATAGAAAATaaccaaagagagaaaatgaaaaactgacaCATATACAGATCTGCGTGTGTTTGCATCACTTAGTCCATGAAAGTCATACAAAGAGGGATAGATATTTTTCCCATCCATTTTTGTTCTAAAATTCCATAATCTATTAAACCCACACATGTATAAAGTAACAGGACCATTCTTAACCCACCATTGTTGGTACCATTCTCTTTTTCACATCAACAACTGGAAAAGGTTAATAAGGAAATCGATGAAGCTGAGTCACATATATCTGTGCAAAATCTTATAAAAACAAAGCATTAAAAAAGCCTTACAGTCCACTGattattatttactattataCAAGTTATATGGTTTAAAACAATGTTAAACACAAATATCTCCTAAAACATACCTCCAAATCTTTCCAGCATATTCTGTACTTCACCCCTATGAAAAAATTACATCAGAAAAGTTTTAAGGatccataaaatatttattgttttggaAGGAATATCACATACCCAGTATTTTACATGCAATACTCATTGGACAACCAAATAGCTGCTTCTTAACAGGTGAAAATTGTTTGACCATATTACCCCATATCTTCAACTACTGCAGAAGTCCTTTTCTTCCCATGTTTCTCAAGTGTTGAGGTCTTCTCTGcatgacaataaaaaaaattttgaaattaagtGTGTTATTTTGGTAGTTTTTTAATGGTATCATATCTTAATTTTGAGGGTTTGTGTTTTTAAGCTTTCTGCCAAGACAAGTTTTTAAAGCAGATTTATAAATGCAATACTTTCTCTGCAGGTTtgttgtgttgtttagttgctaagtcatgtctcttttgcgatcccatggactgcagcccaccaggctcctctgtccatggtatttcccaggaaagaattatggagtgggttaccatttccttctccaggggatattctgacccagggatcaagccctagtctcctacattggcaggcagattcttcaccactgagccaccagggggagcCGCCTCTATGtaggttgctgctaagtcgcttcagtcgtgtccaactctgtgcgaccccagagacggcagcccaccaggctcccccgtccctgggattctccaggcaagaacactggagtgggttgccatttccttctccaatgcatgaaagtgaaaagtcaaagtgaagtcgctcagtcgtgtccgactcttagcgacgccatggactgcagaggAATTAAATCAGGATCAAAGACCCATTTTATACGAACAATTTTGCAAGTCTTCCTATGTTAATGTCATAATAATCTCTGTACTATTTATCAGACATCAGGTGAAAGATACTATAGAAGCTTCACTAGCCCCAAAACAGAAGCATGAAATACACGAAAATGCAGGACGTGGTCAGTAAACGTCAGGTCTGTACCTTCAATGGCATCCTCCTCTGAACCACTCAGATCTTTTTTGTcttcttgctcaaattcataggCTCTTATAGCCTGATCCCCCACGGATGGTTTCGCAGACTTCCCGgaatgttttcttccagaaggcaccatttttcaatgttttctgattgaaaaaaaaaaaaaaaaaacacgaaaaaAACCCTTCTGAATCCAAAGACACTATTTAAATAGACTGGCAAATTTCAAAATGAGAATATCAAAGATAAGTTTAATTGAATTCCACTTTAGGAGTCTCTTCATTTACCTTGTTGGACCAAAATTTAACAAGATAATGACAGCACTGCCCCTGACTCCTGGGGTGCCTTAATGGAGAGTTCTCCTCTGAGGATGGGGAGGGCGGCAGAATTCTAGATCCGCTTTTGCCAGCTTCTGGATAAATAAATTGAGGCCAATCTAGATTTTGCATTTCAGTCACAGAGTGAAATCGGCGACTGACAGGATCAATCACGACCCCACCCCAAAGAAACTGCTAGCgacagaaatacaaaataaaatccgCAGAAAAAGACATCCAGTAAGAATTCCACGACCCAGGCCTCGAGAACCAGTGAAGGGGAGCCCTGAGTTAATCTAAATGGTTTCTGTGGATTAGCGGCGAGGGGTGGGGGAGGCGCGCGCGCGAGCGGAGACTAAAGCCCACCCTCTTCCCCTGCGGTCAACCTGTCCACCCGCCACATTCAGCCCCAGTTGCCCAACCTGGGCCTTCCCGCCCGCTCCCCGCCACTCACAGCTCTGCCCACTAAGAGCTTTACAGCCTTCAACTTCCTGTCAGAGGCTCCCCCTGGTCAAGAGGAGCCACTGGCTCAGACTCCCACGCAGGACAAACGCTTCCCTCGTCACGCCCGAAAAGCACCTCAATGGCCGAGGACCGCAGTTAATGTCTCCGGACAGGCGTGCCCTCCACTCCCGCTGCCCGCTGCCCAAGTACCTTACCTGAAAGGTCCACTTCGCAGGCCCGACACTCCTCTGAGGAAACTCCGAATTCCGGCGGGAGAAAAGCCAGCCTCGCCTCCCGGGAGCGTCGCTGATTGGCTGGCTGGAAAGCGCATGCCTACAGTGGTCCGAGGGCTCCGCCCCTTCAGACGACGGACTGTGTGAGGCTGCTGATCCTGAGTGCGTTTTGGGCAGCAATTTGTGGCTAGTATAAATGAGGCATGGCGCTTTCCAGTAGCTTTTGgtaatttaagttaaaaattttcagaatattttaataaaatggcgaagttcagttcagtcgctcagtcgtgtccaactctttgtgaccccatgaatcgcagcacgccaggcctccctgtctatcaccaagtcccggagttcactcagactcacgtccatcgagtcggtgataccatccagccatctcatcctctgtcgtccccttctcctcctgcccacaatccctcccagcatcacagtcttttccagtgagtcatctcttcccatcaggtggccaaagtactggagtttcaccttcagcatcattccttccaaagaaatcccagggctgatctccttcagaatggactggttggatctccttgcagtccaagggactcttaagagtcttctccaaaaccacagttcaaaagcgtcaattcttcggcgcttagctttcttcacagtccaactcccacattcatacatgaccactggaaaaacaatagccttgactagacggacctttgttggcaaagtaatgtctctgcttttgaatatgctatctaggttggtcataactttccttccaaggagtaagcgtcttttaaattcatggctgcaagtcaccatctgcagtgattttggagccgaaaaaaataaagtctgacactgtttccactgtttccccatctatttgccatgaagtgatgggaccagatgccataatcttcgttttctgaatgttgagctttaagccaacattttccctctccactttcactttcatcaagaggctttttagttcctcttcactttctggcataagggtggtgtcatctgcatatctgaaattattgatatttctcccggcaatcttgattccagcttgtgcttcttccagcccagtgtttcccatgatgtactctgcatttaagttaaataagcagggtgacaatatacagccttgacgtactccttttcctatttggaaccagtctgttgttccatgtccagttctaactgttgcttcttgacctgcatacagatttctcaagaggcaggtcaggcggtccggtattcccatttctttcagaattttccacagtttattgtgatgcacacagtcaaaggctttggcatagtcaataaagcagaaatagatgtttttctggaactctcttgctttttccatgatccagcggatgttggcaatttgatctctggttcctctgccttttctaaaaccagcttgaacatcagggagttcatggttcacatattgctgaagcctggcttggagaattttgagcattactttactagcatgtgagatgagtgcaattgtgcagtagtttgagcattctttggcattgcctttctttgggattggaatgaaaactgaccttttgcagtcctgtggccactgctgagttttccaaagttgctggcatattgagtgcagcactttcacagcatcatctttcaggatttgaaacagctcaactggaattccatcacctccactagctttgttcatagtgatgctttctaaggcccacttgacttcacattccaagatgtctggctctagattagtgatcacatcatcatgattatcttggtcgtgaagatcttttttgtacagttctttcgtgtattcttgccacctcttcttaatatcttctgcttctgttaggtccagaccatttctgtcctttattgagcccatctttgcatgaaatgttcccttggtatctctaattttcttgaagagatctccagtctttcccattctgttgttttcctctatttctttgtattgattactgaggaaggctttcttatctctctttgctattctttggaactctgcattcagatgcttatatcttgccttttctcctttgcttttcacctctcttcttttcacagctatttttaaggcctcctcagacagccatcttgcttttttgcatttcttttccatggggatggtcttgatccctgtctcctgtac includes:
- the SYCP3 gene encoding synaptonemal complex protein 3 yields the protein MVPSGRKHSGKSAKPSVGDQAIRAYEFEQEDKKDLSGSEEDAIEEKTSTLEKHGKKRTSAVVEDMGGEVQNMLERFGADINKSLLAKRKRLEMYTKASLKTSNQKLENVWKIQQEQRQKLNQEYSQQFLTLFQQWDMDMQKAEEQEEKLANLFRQQQKVFQQSRIVQSQRLKTIRQLYEQFIKSMEDLEKNHENLLTGAQNELKKEMALLQKKIMMETQQQEMASVRKSLQSMLF